Proteins from a single region of Camelus ferus isolate YT-003-E chromosome 23, BCGSAC_Cfer_1.0, whole genome shotgun sequence:
- the LOC106730206 gene encoding maestro heat-like repeat-containing protein family member 7 isoform X2 encodes MRGAHKPWEILASFPKGYEVIMEHLLQRLTARRRSWAQEPRGGVEISPLIATRALRELLLEPSQRVEVHAFFSPLFVALLLQASSLLGAGATEAFWGQQHLADWTDPVSCTVEALRTLMTSAGYGDHVSYIEKLGGWELLASPERHLEGVALLARAMVTKNCWHSCPIFGLVVGILQDLDHENHLTALTFMTELLQCPDVAAMVDKVMLRILASWLQCEEPAAVKLLLRAVEVFVKHGNMGKQLRALQPYVLNCCYSADGGVVAETFQLLRYLVEHLTWQDSSSFLIQLAFTLGPFLEEESEHLRLEAFEVYGAVLAKVRRRVLVFPLKHQVLNLLVLLVLHLEDVSVHVAQISRPALCHTATILGWWKLRVIFAKKDVWTILRALLEQEASKALWFLKQSVTLFKSPQAPIRQAAVWFAGQIIQTLSTEEAREAEDAYTALRCMRGDPDPMVSSLATQTFYVLEAMGTRPVTTPTSCFCCRRPRRGYF; translated from the exons ATGAG GGGGGCTCACAAGCCCTGGGAAATCCTGGCATCATTCCCCAAAGGCTACGAAGTGATCATGGAGCATCTCCTGCAGAGGCTGACTGCGCGCCGGAGGTCCTGGGCCCAGGAGCCCCGCGGTGGAGTGGAGATCTCCCCGCTGATT gccaccAGGGCCCTCCGCGAGCTGCTGCTGGAGCCCAGCCAGAGGGTGGAGGTGCACGCCTTCTTCTCCCCGCTGTTCGTGGCGCTGCTGCTGcaggcctcctccctcctgggggcaggggccacGGAGGCCTTCTGGGGCCAGCAGCACCTGGCCGACTGGACAGACCCTGTCAG CTGCACCGTGGAGGCCCTGAGAACCTTGATGACAAGCGCAGGCTACGGCGACCATGTGTCTTACATTGAGAAGCTGGGGGGCTGGGAGCTGCTCGCCAGCCCGGAGAGACACCTTGAGGGGGTGGCCCTGCTGGCCAG GGCCATGGTCACCAAGAACTGCTGGCACAGCTGCCCCATCTTTGGCCTCGTAGTTGGGATCCTCCAGGACCTGGACCACGAGAATCACCTGACAGCGCTCACGTTCATGACCGAG CTCCTACAGTGCCCGGACGTGGCGGCCATGGTGGACAAGGTCATGCTCCGCATCCTGGCGAGCTGGCTCCAGTGCGAGGAGCCGGCTGCGGTGAAGCTGCTGCTGCGGGCGGTGGAGGTCTTCGTGAAGCACGGGAACATG GGGAAGCAGCTCCGCGCCCTGCAGCCCTACGTGCTGAACTGCTGCTACTCCGCGGACGGCGGCGTCGTGGCCGAGaccttccagttgctcaggtaCCTGGTGGAGCACCTCACCTGGCAggactcctcctccttcctgatcCAGCTCGCCTTCACGCTCGGgcccttcctggaggag GAGTCAGAACACCTGCGCTTGGAGGCCTTCGAGGTCTACGGGGCCGTCCTGGCCAAGGTCCGCCGGAGAGTCCTTGTCTTCCCCTTGAAGCACCAGGTCCTCAACTTGCTGGTCCTCCTCGTGCTCCACCTGGAGGATGTGAGCGTCCACGTGGCTCAG ATCTCCCGGCCCGCCCTCTGCCACACGGCCACCATACTGGGCTGGTGGAAGCTCAGAGTGATCTTTGCCAAGAAGGATGTTTGGACAATCCTCAGAGCGCTG CTGGAGCAGGAGGCAAGCAAAGCCCTCTGGTTCCTGAAGCAGAGCGTGACCCTCTTCAAGAGCCCACAGGCCCCCATCCGCCAGGCGGCCGTGTGGTTTGCAG GCCAGATCATCCAGACCCTGAGCACGGAAGAGGCCCGCGAGGCCGAGGACGCATATACCG CCCTGAGGTGCATGCGGGGAGACCCCGACCCCATGGTCAGCTCCCTAGCCACACAGACCTTCTACGTCCTGGAAGCCATGGGGACGCGACCAGTCACCACCCCCACGTCCTGCTTCTGCTGCAGGAGGCCTCGAAGGGGCTACTTCTGA